From a single Lolium rigidum isolate FL_2022 chromosome 7, APGP_CSIRO_Lrig_0.1, whole genome shotgun sequence genomic region:
- the LOC124674207 gene encoding zinc finger AN1 and C2H2 domain-containing stress-associated protein 16-like, with protein MGTPEFPDLGRHCSVGDCHQIDFLPFTCDRCEYVFCLQHRSYTSHKCPVANNKDVTVVICPLCAKGVRLNPNEDANITWEAHVNTDCDPSNYQRATKKKKCPVPRCKETLTFSNTIRCKDCSKEHCLKHRFGPDHMCPGPRKLEPTFPFANMLRRSQKVEPRANSSSSSSSWWGSSLLNAASSFRSSAEAGMQKLSIATSEVVQKAKDGITPSSSSGDLVEQCVQCPARFSNVGALIEHVEKSHGNSLQLSRGRVTIDACPKCSKGFQDPVLLVEHVEREHGGTSKA; from the exons ATGGGAACGCCGGAGTTCCCTGACCTGGGGCGGCACTGCAGCGTCGGCGACTGCCACCAGATCGATTTCCTCCCCTTCACCTGCGACCGGTGCGAATAC GTCTTTTGCCTTCAGCACCGAAGTTATACCTCACATAAATGTCCAGTCGCAAATAATAAGGATGTCACTGTCGTCATCTGCCCACTATGTGCTAAAGGAGTTCGCCTGAATCCAAATGAAGATGCCAACATCACCTGGGAGGCTCATGTCAATACCGATTGTGATCCATCGAATTACCAGAgagcaacaaagaaaaagaaatgccCAGTTCCTCGGTGCAAAGAAACACTGACATTTTCAAACACGATCAGGTGCAAAGATTGCAGCAAAGAGCACTGCCTCAAGCACAGATTTGGTCCTGATCACATGTGTCCGGGGCCAAGAAAACTCGAGCCTACCTTCCCCTTTGCCAACATGCTAAGGAGAAGTCAGAAAGTCGAGCCACGCgccaacagcagtagcagtagttcTTCCTGGTGGGGCTCCAGCCTGTTGAATGCAGCATCAAGTTTCAGATCATCAGCAGAAGCAGGAATGCAAAAACTGAGCATTGCCACCAGCGAAGTTGTCCAGAAGGCTAAGGATGGGATCACCCCGAGCAGCAGTAGCGGTGACCTCGTGGAGCAATGTGTTCAGTGCCCGGCAAGATTTTCCAACGTGGGGGCCCTAATCGAGCATGTTGAGAAATCCCATGGGAACAGCTTGCAACTGAGCCGTGGCAGAGTGACAATTGATGCGTGTCCCAAATGTAGCAAGGGATTTCAGGATCCGGTGTTGCTCGTGGAGCATGTTGAGAGGGAACATGGAGGAACATCAAAAGCATAA